In Pseudomonas sp. LRP2-20, the genomic window GCTGGGGCATCCCTGAGCCGGTTCATTCGCTCAACATCAGCAGGGCCTGGTCCATCAGGCTGGCCAAGGCGAAAGGCTTTAGCATCAGCGCCGTGCCTGGCGCCTCGGACAGTTGCGGATCCAGCGGCTGGTCGTTGAAGCCGGTAATGAAGAGGATTTTCTGCTCCGGCTCGACCATGCGCATCGCCCTGGCGACCTGCCGCCCACTGAAACCGCCTGGCAGGCCAATGTCGGTGATCACCAGCTCGAAGGGGCCGTGGTGGCGGAAGCGATCGAGCGCCGAGTTCGCGTCCCTCACATCGCACACGTCGAAGCCACGCTCCTGAAGGTACTCCTTCATCAGCGAACGCAGGTTTTCCTCGTCATCGACCAGCAGCACGCGCTGGCCAATGGCCCGTGTAACTGCTGGTACCGGCTGCGGGGGTTCTGGCTCGATGTGCTCAAGGCAACGCGGGAACAGCATACAGACCTTGAGACCGTGATCAGGTGCAGATTCGAGCCAGACGTGCCCACCGGACTGGCCGACGAAGCCATAGACCATCGCCAGCCCCAACCCGGCGCCATGGCCCATGGGTTTGGTGGTGAAAAACGGTTCGAATGCCCGCGCCAGGTCGACTTCGGGCATGCCATGACCATCGTCTGTGACATACACCGCGACGTAGTCACCTGGGGATACGCCGTGCTCATCGGGTAATGGCGCCTGCAGGCGCTGATTGATGGTGCGCAGTGTCACCACGCCACGCCCAAGGCAAGCCTCACGTGCATTGGCGAACAGGTTCACCATGGCATTTTCCAGCTGTGCAATATCCAGGCAGAGGGTCCAGGGTTTTACATCCAGCTCCCAGTCCACCCGCATTTCAGCCCCCAGCACCTGGCGCAACAATGGTTCCATGGCACTCAGCTGGCGATTGATGTCCAGCGGTTTGGGTGACAGCGGCTGATGGCGGGAAAATGCCAGCAAACGGTGAGTGAGCGTCATGGCGCGTCGCACGGAGTCGCTGGCAAGAGCCACATAGCGGTCGATGTGCTCCAGCCGCCCTTGGTCCATGCGCCGCTGCAAGAGTTCGAGGCTGCCGCCGATACCCGACAGCAGGTTGTTCATCTCGTGGGCCATGCCGCCTGCCAGGTGGCTGACCGCGTCCAGGCGCTGGCTGGCCCGTAACAGGGTATCGGACTGGCGCAAGGCGTCTTCATGGTCCTGTGAAATGTCACGCCCTACGGCAGTCAGCAGCGTGCCGTCGAAGCTCGCCGTCCAGCGGAACAGGCGGTAGTGCCCGTCTTTGTGGCGCAAGCGCGTCTCGAACTGCTCGCCCCCCCGGTCGTGAATGAACTCCATCACGGCAATTTCCACCTCGGCCCTGTCGGCTGGATGGACCATCTCCAGGATCGGTTCACCGCGCTTCTCGTCTTCAGTCCAGCCCAGCGCACGCTGCCAGGCCGGGTTGGCCGCTTGCAGCCGCAGGTCGTGAGTGACCACGACCATGGCATCGCGGGAAAGCTGCCAGATGTGATCACGGTCGGCCAGGATGCGTTCGATCTGGCGTTCGAACGCCAACGCCTGGTCGCGCCATTTGTCATGCGCATCGATGCTGGCGCTGGTATCGATCACCGTGTGCAGAAACCCCACCACCTCATGCTGCTCATCGCGTAACGGTGTGTAGCTGAATGCGTGGCAGGCTTGGCTGCCCGTTCGCCTGCACGGTAGCCACAGCGGCTGGTCTTCGACAAAGTTCGAGCAACCTTCGAGTGCCTTGAACACCCAAGGCCCGATGGCCTTCCATTCTTTTGCCCAGAGTTTGTCGAACGCTTGCCCCAACGCATGATCGCCGCTAGCGAGCAATGCTGCGTAAGGATCGTTGTGAATCACGGTCATCTGCGCGCCCCAGACCACGGCGCAGGGAAATGGCGACAGCAACATCATGTCGACGGCTATGCGCAACGGTGCCTGCCAGTGCGGCAGCGGCCCGAGCGAACTGTATCGCCAGTCGAACTGCGTGATCTGCTCAGCCATGCCCACTTGCGCAGACTGCCGGGTGGCAGGCGCCCTGCCTTGCGCCGAAGGTTTGCCCGGTGTGTGGTTTACGAACACTGTCGTGATTCCATCATGGCTCTTGGGTAAAAAATCCGTTTGCGCATCATCTGCCCGAAGATTTGCCGCCGCAATAGCTGCACTGTTAACAGCTTCTCACTCGACACACCGTACAGGCCTGGGTAATAGCATAGAGCCATTGCCGAAATAGCGCCTTGCCAAACCCAAGCTATGCTCAATAGGTTTTCCCCGCGCCAAGGAACGCAGTGCCCTTCAACGACAGACCAGGGAGCGTGGTGATGAGCAAGAAGATTCTGGTGGTACTGACCAATACGGCCAAATACCCGACCCTGAACCGGGCCACCGGCTTGTGGCTGGGTGAAGCGGTGCATTTTGTCGACGTCGTGCAGAAAGCCGGATATGAAGTCGATTACGTGAGCCCAAATGGTGGCTATGTGCCAATCGACCCACATAGCCTGCAGTTGGCCCCAGAGCTGGACTGGCAATGGTACGACGACAAATCGTTCATGAGCCGCCTGGGCGCATCTTCCAGCCCGGGCAAGGTCAGGGCAGCGGATTACCGCGCCATTTACTACACGGGCGGCCATGGGGTGATGTACGACTTCCCGGACAACCAGCCGTTACAGGAACTGGCACGCAAGATCTACGAAAACGGCGGCATCGTTGCCGCAGTCTGCCATGGTGTGGTCGGTTTGTTGAACATCAAGCTCAGCGACAACAGCCTGTTGCTCAAGGGCCGCCAGGTAACCGGTTTTTCCAATACCGAAGAAAAACTGGTAGAACTGGACAAGGTAGTGCCCTTTCTCACCGAAAACGAACTGGTTGCGCGGGGGGGCATCTACAGCAAAGACGATGATCCCTGGAAAGAGTTCGTGGTGCCAGACGGCAGGCTGATCACCGGGCAGAATCCCGCCTCCACCGCGCTGCTGGCAAAAAAGGTCATTGCTGCACTCGAGTCGCAATGAGTCCTACACCCTGGCAGCGTCTTTCGCAAAACACCCATGGTTTTGGCTTACAGCGGGCGGAGTGATTGATTCATAGGCTCTTCACTGGGCCGTCCATCTCGGGCGGCTCCGGAAATGGGGAGCTGGACACTCATGTCAAGAATCAAGACTGCAGGGCAGAGTTTGGTAGAACTGTTGCTGACATTGGCAATCAGTTTACTGCCGGTTGGATCCGGGCTGATGATCATGTTTTATCAGCATGACAAGAAACTTGAGGAAACCGCGCGAATCTCTGTTGGCGAGGCAATCTATTCCGTGGACCTCGCACTTGATCGAATACACGCTTCGGCGGAGGCTGCAATGAAATTGGCAGGGGCTCCCTGCGACAATGCCCAGGCGCAAATGTTTGATCAGGTTGAAAAAGCGCCGCACCTGCGCTCGCTGGCATTGACCGTTGACGGCCGTACTTACTGCAACACCTTGAAAACACCATACCCACCGTACAGCATATTCCCAGATGCAAAATCGCAATTTCGTCTGGTGCTGGACCCGCCTGCAACACCCAATACAGTCATGCTCGCTTATCAATTGAGCAAGCAAAATCTGGGGGTCATTGTCACGTCCTATGGCACGATGCTGCGTAATGAACTGCGCGCATTTCAGACCGGGCTGACGTTGGTGCTCGAATTTGGAGACTTGTACATCTGGACCGACGGCGACAGTCGGGATCCGGCGCGCCCCTCACAAGCCGAATTCTTCCAGGAAGGTGTCTCGGAGAAATATGGTTATACCGTCAAGGCAGGCTATGCACAGGGATATTCGGCAAATGAGACACGCCAGACAATGAGACAACTTTTCCCTTCCTTGGCGCTGGTCGGGATCATTACTGGCGCAATTACTTACTGGGGCCTGTTCAGGCAACGAAACCTGCGTGCTCGCAGCGCTGCCAGCAAAGACTGACAACGCCACGCTTCACTCACTTATTCGGCATTGAGTACGCCACGACGCACCTGATCACGCTCGATGGACTCGAACAGCGCCTTGAAGTTGCCTTCACCGAAGCCATCATCACCTTTGCGCTGGATGAACTCGAAGAATACCGGACCAAGCAGTGTTTCCGAGAAAATCTGCAGCAACAGGCGCTTGTCGCCTGGTTCGGAAGCGCCATCCAGCAGGATACCGCGGGCCTGCAACTGGTCGACTGGCTCGCCATGCCCTGGCAGGCGTTCTTCGAGCATCTCGTAATAGGTCTGCGGCGGCGCGGTCATGAAGCGCATGCCCAAGCCCTTGAGTGCATCCCAGGTCTTGAGCAGGTCATCGGTGAGGAAGGCCACATGCTGTATGCCCTCGCCATTGAACTGCATCAGGAACTCTTCGATCTGCCCGGCGCCCTTGGACGACTCTTCATTGAGCGGAATGCGGATCATGCCGTCAGGCGCGGTCATGGCCTTGGAGGTCAGGCCGGTGTACTCGCCCTTGATGTCGAAATAGCGAATCTCGCGGAAGTTGAATAGCTTCTCGTAGAACCCGGCCCAGTAAGCCATGCGCCCGCGATAGACGTTGTGGGTCAGGTGATCGATGATCTTCAGACCTGCCCCTTGCGGATTGCGGTCGACGCCTTCGATGA contains:
- a CDS encoding PAS domain-containing sensor histidine kinase; this encodes MAEQITQFDWRYSSLGPLPHWQAPLRIAVDMMLLSPFPCAVVWGAQMTVIHNDPYAALLASGDHALGQAFDKLWAKEWKAIGPWVFKALEGCSNFVEDQPLWLPCRRTGSQACHAFSYTPLRDEQHEVVGFLHTVIDTSASIDAHDKWRDQALAFERQIERILADRDHIWQLSRDAMVVVTHDLRLQAANPAWQRALGWTEDEKRGEPILEMVHPADRAEVEIAVMEFIHDRGGEQFETRLRHKDGHYRLFRWTASFDGTLLTAVGRDISQDHEDALRQSDTLLRASQRLDAVSHLAGGMAHEMNNLLSGIGGSLELLQRRMDQGRLEHIDRYVALASDSVRRAMTLTHRLLAFSRHQPLSPKPLDINRQLSAMEPLLRQVLGAEMRVDWELDVKPWTLCLDIAQLENAMVNLFANAREACLGRGVVTLRTINQRLQAPLPDEHGVSPGDYVAVYVTDDGHGMPEVDLARAFEPFFTTKPMGHGAGLGLAMVYGFVGQSGGHVWLESAPDHGLKVCMLFPRCLEHIEPEPPQPVPAVTRAIGQRVLLVDDEENLRSLMKEYLQERGFDVCDVRDANSALDRFRHHGPFELVITDIGLPGGFSGRQVARAMRMVEPEQKILFITGFNDQPLDPQLSEAPGTALMLKPFALASLMDQALLMLSE
- a CDS encoding type 1 glutamine amidotransferase domain-containing protein; amino-acid sequence: MSKKILVVLTNTAKYPTLNRATGLWLGEAVHFVDVVQKAGYEVDYVSPNGGYVPIDPHSLQLAPELDWQWYDDKSFMSRLGASSSPGKVRAADYRAIYYTGGHGVMYDFPDNQPLQELARKIYENGGIVAAVCHGVVGLLNIKLSDNSLLLKGRQVTGFSNTEEKLVELDKVVPFLTENELVARGGIYSKDDDPWKEFVVPDGRLITGQNPASTALLAKKVIAALESQ
- a CDS encoding CSS-motif domain-containing protein, coding for MSRIKTAGQSLVELLLTLAISLLPVGSGLMIMFYQHDKKLEETARISVGEAIYSVDLALDRIHASAEAAMKLAGAPCDNAQAQMFDQVEKAPHLRSLALTVDGRTYCNTLKTPYPPYSIFPDAKSQFRLVLDPPATPNTVMLAYQLSKQNLGVIVTSYGTMLRNELRAFQTGLTLVLEFGDLYIWTDGDSRDPARPSQAEFFQEGVSEKYGYTVKAGYAQGYSANETRQTMRQLFPSLALVGIITGAITYWGLFRQRNLRARSAASKD
- the hppD gene encoding 4-hydroxyphenylpyruvate dioxygenase, with translation MADIFDNPMGLMGFEFIELASPTPGVLEPVFQILGFTKVATHRSKDVHLYRQGGINLILNNEPKSIASYFAAEHGPSVCGMAFRVRNAHEAYARALELGAQPVEIETGPMELRLPAIKGIGGAPLYLIDRFDEGSSIYDIDFNFIEGVDRNPQGAGLKIIDHLTHNVYRGRMAYWAGFYEKLFNFREIRYFDIKGEYTGLTSKAMTAPDGMIRIPLNEESSKGAGQIEEFLMQFNGEGIQHVAFLTDDLLKTWDALKGLGMRFMTAPPQTYYEMLEERLPGHGEPVDQLQARGILLDGASEPGDKRLLLQIFSETLLGPVFFEFIQRKGDDGFGEGNFKALFESIERDQVRRGVLNAE